From a single Hymenobacter sp. YIM 151500-1 genomic region:
- a CDS encoding HlyD family secretion protein has protein sequence MPFAENPLAETNPLTARFRSFRHTQTPRAGRTLARWAAGLGLIVLAAGFLPWTQNIRSTGVLTTLRPQDRPQTVPSVIAGRIARWRVSEGQLVKKGDTLVDIAEIKEKYFDPQLVERTREQLDAKVGSLQENRAKDKALQLQQEALRNALRVSLDKARNYVEQSRLKVNSDEADLRAVRNDFIIAQRQQERQEELYRQGLKSLTELEQRRLKFQEATAKLQSAENKLASSRQQLTNAQLELTSLAAEYQDKLAKSESDRRSVTGYQFDTEGQIAKMRNELANLSIRSAFYQITAPQDGYVVRALKEGLGEIVKEGEPIVTVMPNAPQLAAELYVKPMDIPLLSVGRKVRLQFDGWPALVFSGWPGTSFGTFGGVVAVIDNIDSQGQYRVLVTPDPEQEPWPKPLRVGSGVYGWALLDDVPIWYELWRQLNGFPPNFVANPNAALAKSGKGAGKADKSASADADEDDAK, from the coding sequence ATGCCATTCGCTGAAAATCCGCTTGCGGAAACCAATCCGCTAACTGCGCGCTTCCGCTCGTTTCGGCATACGCAGACGCCGCGGGCGGGGCGCACCCTGGCCCGCTGGGCCGCCGGGCTGGGCCTGATTGTGCTGGCCGCCGGCTTCCTGCCCTGGACCCAGAACATCCGTTCCACGGGCGTGCTCACCACCCTGCGCCCCCAGGACCGCCCCCAGACCGTGCCCAGCGTAATTGCCGGCCGCATTGCCCGCTGGCGGGTGAGCGAGGGCCAGCTGGTGAAAAAAGGCGACACCCTGGTTGACATTGCCGAAATCAAGGAAAAGTACTTCGACCCCCAGCTGGTAGAGCGTACCCGCGAGCAGCTGGACGCCAAAGTTGGCTCCCTACAGGAAAACCGCGCCAAAGACAAAGCCCTGCAATTGCAGCAGGAAGCTCTGCGCAACGCCCTGCGCGTGAGCCTCGACAAGGCCCGTAACTACGTGGAGCAGAGCCGCCTGAAGGTGAACTCCGACGAGGCTGACCTGCGCGCGGTGCGCAACGACTTCATCATTGCTCAGCGCCAGCAGGAGCGCCAGGAAGAGCTGTACCGCCAGGGCCTGAAGTCCTTGACCGAGCTGGAACAGCGCCGCCTAAAATTCCAGGAGGCCACGGCCAAGCTGCAATCGGCCGAAAACAAGCTGGCCTCCAGCCGCCAGCAGCTCACCAACGCCCAATTGGAGCTGACCTCCCTGGCTGCCGAGTACCAGGACAAGCTGGCCAAGTCGGAGTCGGACCGCCGCTCCGTGACCGGCTACCAGTTCGACACCGAAGGGCAGATTGCCAAGATGCGCAACGAGCTGGCTAACCTGAGCATCCGCTCGGCCTTCTACCAGATTACGGCCCCGCAGGACGGCTACGTGGTGCGGGCGCTGAAGGAAGGCTTGGGTGAGATTGTGAAGGAAGGGGAGCCCATTGTGACGGTTATGCCCAATGCCCCGCAGCTGGCCGCCGAGCTGTACGTGAAGCCCATGGACATTCCGCTGCTGAGCGTGGGCCGCAAGGTGCGGCTGCAGTTTGATGGCTGGCCGGCCCTGGTGTTCAGCGGCTGGCCCGGCACCAGCTTCGGCACGTTCGGGGGCGTAGTGGCCGTTATCGACAACATCGACTCTCAGGGCCAGTACCGCGTGCTCGTCACGCCCGACCCGGAGCAGGAGCCCTGGCCCAAGCCCCTGCGCGTGGGTTCCGGCGTGTACGGCTGGGCCTTGCTTGATGACGTACCCATCTGGTACGAGCTGTGGCGCCAGCTCAACGGCTTCCCGCCCAATTTCGTGGCCAACCCCAATGCGGCGCTGGCCAAGTCCGGCAAAGGTGCCGGCAAGGCAGACAAGTCGGCCAGTGCCGACGCTGACGAGGACGACGCTAAATGA
- a CDS encoding DUF1361 domain-containing protein gives MPLFVAALSGPRLRRRLSLLLVLGASLTLSVVLITFRVLLTKQLLFVFLLWNLFLALIPFGLSSMLGLAAVQLRARVLVPAGAVWLLFFPNAPYILTDLFHLEPRPGVPYWYDLALILSCAWNGLMLAYASLLDMQALVARRLGVGAGWGFAAGALLLSAFGIYLGRFLRFNSWDVLTNPFTLFYDILQRLINPTAHPRTWGVTLLFGAFLILGYATVRLLGRAGEEPGE, from the coding sequence ATGCCCTTGTTTGTTGCTGCTTTGTCGGGGCCGCGGCTGCGGCGGCGCCTGAGCCTGCTGCTGGTGCTGGGGGCTTCGCTTACGCTGAGCGTGGTGCTTATCACGTTTCGGGTGCTGCTGACCAAGCAGCTGCTGTTTGTGTTTCTGCTCTGGAATCTGTTTCTGGCCCTGATTCCGTTTGGGCTGAGTTCCATGCTGGGGCTGGCCGCCGTGCAACTCCGGGCGCGGGTGCTGGTGCCGGCGGGGGCGGTGTGGCTGCTGTTTTTTCCCAATGCCCCCTACATCCTCACCGACCTGTTCCACCTGGAGCCCCGGCCCGGCGTACCCTACTGGTACGACCTGGCCCTCATCCTGAGCTGCGCCTGGAACGGACTGATGCTGGCCTACGCTTCGCTGCTAGATATGCAGGCCCTGGTGGCCCGCCGCTTGGGCGTGGGCGCCGGCTGGGGGTTTGCGGCCGGCGCGTTGCTGCTCAGCGCCTTCGGTATTTACCTGGGTCGGTTTCTGCGCTTCAACTCCTGGGACGTCCTCACCAACCCCTTCACCCTGTTCTACGACATCCTGCAACGCCTCATCAACCCCACGGCCCACCCCCGCACCTGGGGCGTTACGCTGCTGTTCGGGGCCTTCCTCATCCTGGGCTACGCCACCGTGCGCCTGCTGGGCCGGGCCGGGGAAGAGCCGGGCGAGTAA
- a CDS encoding NADP-dependent isocitrate dehydrogenase produces the protein MQPKARITVAAGDGIGPEIMTQTLRILEAAGAALEPEFIEVGEQVYQAGHASGIAPEAWESLRQTRVLLKAPITTPLGGGYKSLNVTLRKTLGLYANVRPCRSLFPAVATRHPNLDVVIIRENEEDLYAGIEHQQTPEVIQCLKLVSRPGCEKIVRYAFEYARRHGRRRVTCMTKDNIMKLTDGLFHRVFMEIGQEYPDIVQDHQIIDIGTARLADTPERYDVVVTLNLYGDILSDVVAQLTGSVGLAGSSNIGDQGALFEAIHGSAPDIAGQNVANPSGLLQAAVLMLIHLGQNEVAARVHNAWLCALEDGLHTADIYRPETSTAKVTTVGFADAVIERLGRQPQRLTPMPAGAAALPPAAPAPLYQRASAVQQLVGTDIFVRWEGNEPGQLGQQLEAVAGPLLKLKLITNRGVKVYPDGHPETFCTDHWRCRFVAAAASTSGEKPGYSPVRFADVLALQQRLAADNVFIIKTENLYLLDGERAFSLGQGE, from the coding sequence ATGCAACCCAAAGCGCGCATCACCGTGGCGGCCGGCGACGGCATCGGCCCCGAAATCATGACCCAGACCCTGCGTATTCTCGAAGCGGCGGGGGCAGCCCTCGAGCCCGAGTTTATTGAGGTAGGCGAGCAGGTATACCAGGCCGGCCACGCCTCGGGTATTGCGCCGGAAGCCTGGGAGTCGCTGCGGCAGACGCGGGTGTTGCTGAAGGCACCCATCACCACCCCGCTGGGAGGAGGCTACAAAAGCCTGAACGTGACCTTGCGCAAAACCCTGGGCTTGTACGCCAACGTGCGGCCCTGCCGCTCCCTGTTTCCGGCCGTGGCCACCCGCCACCCCAACCTGGACGTGGTAATCATCCGCGAAAATGAGGAGGACTTGTACGCCGGCATCGAGCACCAGCAGACCCCCGAAGTTATTCAGTGCCTGAAGCTGGTGAGCCGGCCGGGCTGCGAGAAAATCGTGCGCTACGCCTTCGAGTATGCCCGCCGCCACGGCCGCCGCCGCGTCACGTGCATGACCAAGGACAACATCATGAAGCTCACCGACGGGCTGTTTCACCGGGTGTTCATGGAAATAGGGCAGGAGTACCCCGACATCGTGCAGGACCACCAGATTATCGACATCGGCACGGCCCGCCTGGCCGACACGCCCGAGCGGTACGACGTGGTGGTGACCCTGAACCTGTACGGCGACATCCTCTCCGACGTGGTAGCCCAGCTGACCGGCTCGGTGGGCCTGGCCGGCTCCTCCAACATCGGCGACCAGGGGGCGTTGTTTGAAGCCATCCACGGCTCGGCCCCGGACATTGCGGGCCAGAACGTGGCCAACCCCTCGGGGCTGTTGCAGGCGGCTGTGCTCATGCTTATCCACCTGGGCCAGAACGAGGTAGCCGCCCGCGTGCACAACGCCTGGCTGTGCGCCCTGGAAGACGGCCTGCACACGGCCGACATCTACCGCCCCGAAACCAGCACGGCCAAAGTCACCACCGTCGGCTTTGCCGATGCTGTGATTGAACGCCTGGGCCGCCAGCCCCAGCGGCTCACGCCCATGCCGGCCGGCGCGGCGGCCCTGCCCCCGGCGGCCCCCGCGCCGCTCTACCAGCGGGCTTCCGCGGTGCAGCAGCTGGTGGGCACCGACATTTTCGTGCGTTGGGAAGGCAACGAGCCTGGGCAGCTGGGCCAGCAGCTGGAGGCCGTGGCCGGGCCGCTGCTGAAGCTCAAGCTCATCACCAACCGCGGCGTGAAGGTGTACCCCGACGGCCACCCCGAAACGTTCTGCACCGACCACTGGCGCTGCCGCTTCGTGGCGGCTGCGGCCTCGACCAGTGGCGAGAAGCCCGGCTACTCGCCCGTCCGGTTTGCCGACGTGCTGGCCCTGCAACAGCGCCTCGCCGCCGACAACGTGTTCATCATCAAAACCGAAAATCTGTACTTGCTGGACGGGGAGCGGGCTTTTTCCCTGGGCCAGGGCGAGTAG
- a CDS encoding DoxX-like family protein — translation MKSSPIYVEALIRCPLDELWTHTQQPDLHQQWDLRFTSIDYLPRPSEEHPQQFTYATRIGFGLGVAGCGESVGTREKNGERTSVLKFWSDKPISLIRTGAGYWKYVPQVNGAGIRFFTSYDYQTRFGWLGRVVDTIVFRPLMGWATAWSFDCLRLWLERGVRPAASIRSSLLFALVRFTLGFIWMYQGLVPKLLYPDTGELAILQGAGFSAATARLIAQGVGWAEIGFGLLLWLLPVRYLRGAYWLNCLGLVVLGLGAVFSQPGVFVAPFNPLTLNLAMLTLAAVGLLLDPAELPSAARCLRRPPPKQHAPEREAAVGQEQTAYAAAQ, via the coding sequence GTGAAAAGTTCGCCGATTTACGTTGAAGCCCTGATTCGTTGCCCGCTGGACGAGCTGTGGACGCACACGCAGCAACCTGACCTGCATCAGCAGTGGGATTTGCGCTTTACTTCTATCGACTATCTGCCCCGGCCTTCTGAGGAGCATCCGCAGCAGTTTACGTACGCCACCCGCATTGGCTTTGGGCTGGGCGTAGCCGGCTGCGGCGAGAGTGTGGGTACCCGCGAGAAAAACGGGGAACGAACTTCAGTCCTGAAATTCTGGTCCGACAAGCCGATTTCCTTGATTCGGACTGGCGCTGGCTACTGGAAGTACGTGCCGCAGGTTAATGGAGCAGGCATCCGGTTCTTTACCAGCTACGACTACCAAACGCGGTTTGGCTGGCTCGGGCGCGTTGTTGACACCATCGTGTTTCGCCCCCTGATGGGCTGGGCCACAGCCTGGAGCTTCGATTGCCTCCGGCTGTGGCTGGAGCGAGGCGTTCGGCCGGCGGCTTCCATCCGCTCGAGTTTGCTGTTTGCCCTGGTGCGCTTCACGCTGGGCTTTATCTGGATGTATCAGGGCTTGGTGCCCAAGCTATTGTACCCCGACACCGGTGAGCTGGCCATTTTGCAGGGCGCCGGCTTCTCGGCGGCTACGGCCCGGCTCATTGCCCAAGGGGTAGGATGGGCCGAAATTGGCTTTGGCCTGCTGCTGTGGCTGCTGCCCGTGCGGTATCTGCGGGGAGCTTACTGGTTGAATTGCCTGGGGCTGGTCGTGCTGGGGCTGGGGGCGGTGTTCAGCCAGCCCGGCGTATTTGTAGCGCCGTTCAATCCTCTCACCCTGAACCTGGCCATGCTGACCCTGGCCGCCGTCGGGCTGCTACTCGACCCGGCCGAATTGCCCAGTGCAGCCCGCTGCCTGCGTCGGCCGCCGCCTAAGCAGCACGCTCCGGAACGGGAAGCGGCAGTGGGGCAGGAGCAGACCGCATATGCTGCGGCCCAGTAG
- a CDS encoding TolC family protein, giving the protein MTGIRSIVLRAWLLLAGGVMEAVAQATTPAQPPLTREQAQRQVLQRARQLTTDGAQPLVARPLVLPDTARTFSLADLLTYVTLRHPIARQAGLQPERARQEIRFARGVLDPTVASKYYGKTFGGKEYFHDWDTQLRVPVWYGLDVKAGFERGVGPYVNPENYTAPTGLSYLGLSVPLAQGLLIDERRAAVRQAQALQGLAEAERRSALNKLVLQAAKDYWDWSLSYQRQELLRQNVELADIRFRAIRERVRLGDLAAIDSVEALTELQNRLATLSQARVQWRNATLLLSNYLWDEQQQPRELPAAVRPQRLPGPADWRALPPDTVAALARLAQQIHPDLQKSRAKLNQLGIERRLLSNKLLPKLSIDYNLLQAGQPFSPEKNASLRGTYLQNNYKLGVSFAYPLLLRQERAKLQLNRIKLVETELDIQQDTREIQTNVRAVANDWEALREQLRLQEQVVQNAERLRQGEQIRFENGESSVFLINSREASLISARVKLVELQAKYAQTQATLGWAAGGPEPEQEP; this is encoded by the coding sequence ATGACCGGAATACGCTCAATAGTACTACGTGCCTGGCTGCTGCTGGCCGGCGGCGTGATGGAGGCGGTGGCCCAGGCTACCACCCCGGCCCAGCCGCCGCTCACGCGGGAGCAGGCCCAGCGCCAGGTGCTGCAACGGGCCCGCCAGCTCACCACCGACGGCGCCCAGCCCCTGGTGGCGCGGCCCCTGGTGTTGCCCGACACGGCCCGCACGTTCAGCCTGGCCGACCTGCTCACCTACGTAACCCTGCGCCACCCCATAGCCCGGCAGGCTGGCTTGCAGCCGGAGCGGGCCCGCCAGGAAATCCGCTTTGCCCGCGGCGTGCTCGACCCCACCGTGGCCAGCAAGTACTACGGCAAAACCTTCGGGGGCAAGGAGTACTTCCACGACTGGGACACCCAGTTGCGCGTGCCGGTGTGGTACGGGCTGGATGTAAAAGCCGGCTTTGAGCGGGGCGTGGGCCCGTATGTCAACCCCGAGAACTACACTGCCCCCACCGGCCTGAGCTACCTGGGGCTGTCGGTGCCGCTGGCCCAGGGGCTGCTGATTGATGAGCGCCGGGCGGCCGTGCGCCAGGCTCAGGCCCTGCAAGGGCTGGCCGAAGCCGAGCGGCGTAGCGCCCTCAACAAGCTGGTGCTGCAAGCCGCCAAAGACTACTGGGACTGGAGCCTGAGCTACCAGCGCCAGGAGCTGCTGCGCCAAAACGTGGAGCTGGCCGACATCCGGTTCCGGGCCATTCGGGAGCGGGTGCGCCTCGGCGACCTGGCCGCCATCGACTCGGTGGAGGCCCTGACCGAGCTGCAAAACCGCTTGGCTACGCTGAGCCAGGCGCGGGTGCAGTGGCGCAACGCCACCCTGCTGCTGAGCAACTACCTCTGGGACGAGCAGCAGCAGCCGCGGGAGCTGCCCGCCGCCGTGCGACCCCAGCGCCTGCCCGGCCCCGCCGACTGGCGCGCCCTGCCCCCCGACACGGTGGCCGCCCTGGCCCGGCTGGCCCAGCAGATTCATCCGGACCTGCAAAAAAGCCGCGCCAAGCTTAACCAGCTGGGCATCGAGCGGCGCCTGCTCAGCAACAAGCTCCTGCCCAAGCTTTCCATCGACTACAACCTGCTGCAAGCCGGCCAGCCCTTCAGCCCCGAGAAAAATGCCAGCCTGCGCGGCACCTACCTCCAAAACAACTACAAGCTGGGCGTGAGCTTTGCCTACCCGCTGCTGCTGCGCCAGGAGCGGGCCAAGCTCCAGCTCAACCGCATCAAGCTTGTCGAAACCGAGCTGGACATTCAGCAGGACACCCGTGAAATCCAGACCAACGTGCGGGCCGTGGCCAACGACTGGGAAGCCTTGCGGGAGCAGCTCCGCTTGCAGGAGCAGGTGGTGCAAAACGCCGAGCGTCTGCGCCAGGGCGAGCAAATCCGCTTCGAGAATGGGGAAAGCTCGGTGTTTCTTATCAACTCCCGCGAGGCCAGCCTTATTTCGGCCCGCGTGAAGCTGGTTGAGCTGCAAGCCAAGTACGCCCAAACCCAAGCCACCCTGGGCTGGGCTGCCGGCGGCCCCGAGCCGGAGCAGGAGCCGTAA
- a CDS encoding TetR/AcrR family transcriptional regulator, with amino-acid sequence MSTLLRIDLNEKLYLRDPQDTDLGRRLVAESVKLIDEIGFEQFTFKKLAQRIESTEASLYRYFENKHRLLVYLVSWHWAWLNFQIRFHTHNIPDPQERLRLILRIITRAHHDDPATIELDEAALYRIVINEASKSYLTREVDQDNRAGLFREYKRLANDIVSVVTEINPNYPFPHALVSTLLESARKQLFFAQHLPSLTDAQAEPALEASIYTFLENLAFSALC; translated from the coding sequence ATGAGCACCCTACTGCGCATCGACCTGAACGAAAAACTGTACCTGCGCGACCCGCAGGACACCGACCTGGGCCGCCGCCTGGTAGCCGAAAGCGTGAAGCTGATTGACGAAATCGGGTTCGAGCAATTTACTTTTAAGAAGCTGGCTCAGCGCATCGAATCCACGGAGGCGTCCTTGTACCGCTACTTTGAAAACAAGCACCGCCTGCTGGTGTACCTGGTGTCGTGGCACTGGGCCTGGCTGAACTTTCAGATTCGCTTCCACACTCACAACATACCCGACCCGCAGGAGCGCCTGCGCCTGATTCTGCGCATCATCACCCGCGCCCACCACGACGACCCCGCCACCATCGAGCTTGATGAGGCCGCCCTGTACCGCATCGTCATCAACGAGGCCTCGAAGTCGTATCTGACCCGCGAGGTAGACCAGGACAATCGGGCCGGTTTGTTTCGTGAGTACAAGCGCCTGGCCAACGACATTGTGTCAGTAGTAACCGAAATCAACCCCAATTATCCCTTTCCGCACGCTTTGGTCAGCACTTTGCTGGAGTCGGCGCGCAAGCAGCTGTTCTTTGCCCAGCACCTGCCGTCGCTGACCGACGCCCAGGCCGAGCCCGCCCTGGAGGCAAGCATCTACACCTTCCTGGAAAACCTGGCTTTCTCGGCCCTGTGCTAA
- a CDS encoding peptidase domain-containing ABC transporter has protein sequence MADLLSSSLTPGQRLLRLLASERRDITYLYVYAALAGLINLSLPLGVQSVIGFVSSGDVSTSLIVLISFIVLGTLLVGGLQIMQVYLVEFIQQRLFARVALDFAVRLPRVRTEALNGQYLPELMNRLLDAPTLQKGLATMLVEFSAAALQILFGLILLSFYHPIFIAFGVLLVLLLALLLRLTGPRGLSTSLTESKYKYRVVAWLEDVARTVYTFRHPPRQEMALDRTDGLVEGYLKARQGHFQVLLTQYFGFVIFKVLITAALLTIGCWLLISKQINIGQFVAAEIVIILTISAVEKVLLKLDVVYDALTSLDKIGHVLDVPVITDKGGAKLALPATRTGMRVELHHLSYQYPGGTKQSIRDVSLKLAPGEHLALAGFDGSGKTTLLRIMAGQYEGYTGVVAYDNLALQDIAPDSLGQQVGDNISHQQIFDGTLLENITLNQPSITAEDVNWALELVDLREEVYGRPQGLGTPLGIGTPLADSTRQKLLLARALVRRPRLLLLDLFLPNVEPAERLRILQRLLAPENPWTVIVASNAVRVLQMCPRVALLSDGALLVDGPREQVMQRPEFNELLV, from the coding sequence ATGGCCGACTTGCTTTCCTCGTCGCTTACACCGGGCCAGCGCCTGCTGCGGCTGCTGGCTTCGGAGCGACGCGACATTACTTACCTCTACGTGTACGCGGCCCTGGCCGGGCTCATCAACCTGTCGCTGCCCCTGGGCGTGCAGTCGGTGATTGGGTTTGTGAGCAGCGGCGACGTGAGTACGTCCCTGATTGTGCTCATTTCCTTTATTGTGCTGGGCACGCTGCTGGTGGGCGGCTTGCAAATCATGCAGGTGTACCTGGTGGAGTTTATTCAGCAGCGCCTGTTTGCGCGGGTAGCCCTGGACTTTGCCGTGCGCCTGCCGCGGGTGCGCACCGAAGCCCTCAATGGCCAGTACCTGCCGGAGCTAATGAACCGCCTCCTCGACGCGCCCACGTTGCAGAAGGGCCTGGCTACCATGCTGGTGGAGTTTTCGGCGGCGGCCCTGCAAATTCTGTTCGGGCTGATTCTGCTGTCCTTTTATCACCCCATCTTTATTGCGTTTGGGGTGCTGCTGGTGCTGCTGCTGGCCTTGCTGCTGCGCCTCACCGGCCCGCGGGGTCTGAGCACCAGCCTCACCGAGTCGAAGTACAAGTACCGGGTGGTGGCCTGGCTGGAAGATGTAGCCCGCACGGTGTACACCTTCCGCCACCCGCCCCGCCAGGAAATGGCCCTCGACCGCACCGACGGGCTGGTGGAAGGCTACCTCAAAGCCCGGCAAGGCCACTTCCAGGTGCTGCTCACGCAGTACTTCGGCTTCGTGATATTCAAGGTGCTCATCACGGCCGCCCTGCTTACCATTGGCTGCTGGCTGCTGATCAGCAAGCAGATCAACATCGGGCAGTTTGTAGCCGCCGAAATTGTTATCATCCTCACCATTTCGGCCGTGGAGAAGGTGCTGCTGAAGCTGGACGTGGTGTACGACGCCCTAACCTCGCTCGACAAGATTGGGCACGTGCTCGACGTGCCGGTAATAACCGACAAGGGCGGCGCCAAGCTGGCCCTGCCCGCCACCCGAACCGGTATGCGCGTGGAGCTGCACCACCTCAGCTACCAGTACCCCGGCGGCACCAAGCAGTCCATCCGCGACGTGTCGCTTAAGCTGGCGCCGGGCGAGCATCTGGCCCTGGCTGGCTTCGACGGCTCGGGCAAAACCACCCTGCTGCGCATTATGGCGGGTCAGTACGAGGGGTACACCGGCGTGGTGGCCTACGACAATCTGGCCCTGCAAGACATTGCTCCTGACTCCTTGGGCCAGCAGGTCGGCGACAATATCTCGCACCAGCAGATTTTCGACGGCACCTTGCTGGAGAACATTACGCTCAACCAGCCCAGCATTACGGCCGAGGACGTGAACTGGGCCCTGGAACTGGTGGACCTGCGCGAAGAGGTGTATGGCCGCCCCCAGGGGCTGGGTACGCCCCTGGGCATCGGCACGCCTCTGGCCGACAGCACCCGCCAGAAGCTGCTGCTGGCCCGCGCCCTGGTGCGCCGCCCCCGCCTGCTGCTGCTCGACTTATTTTTGCCCAACGTGGAGCCGGCCGAGCGGCTACGCATTTTGCAGCGCCTGCTGGCCCCCGAAAACCCCTGGACGGTCATTGTGGCCTCCAACGCCGTGCGGGTGTTGCAGATGTGCCCGCGCGTGGCCCTGCTCTCCGACGGCGCCCTGCTGGTCGACGGCCCCCGGGAGCAGGTGATGCAGCGCCCGGAGTTTAATGAGTTGTTAGTATGA
- a CDS encoding ABC transporter substrate-binding protein: MRHFSYLRLWLVSVGLASGLAALAQQPAPRSTTPPPTTTRKPAVPAPAPGSVVRPATSAKPPTTPAAKPVPATGSKPATTTKPGATAPATTAKPAAAPGATPGPKPAPVRPAGPPLPPNLGSQDPNTRYRNGKTLLDQARYDLALTELEPLTAPARRFAKAPEAAYLYAVAASRAQRWAEAEQMLNLLRTEYAQWPGLPDALFLQGQVSFEQGDFDNALRVLAQLPPDRLVAERDNMKAAYLPRVKDKTAFQSLLRTYPQDAVLARAYADKLANGGWYQDADRAQLDQLIAQFQLDRARYTPRPRPARKASYNIGVLLPFEFDDPSWETRRKNQFVTDLYAGLRLAQDSLQREGRPVQLFAYDTGADTTQLKQLLALPELAGMDLIIGPVYKSGSKLVARWAQQRQIACVNPLSQDGTLVLDNAWHYLFEPSTTTQARQAAEFAFQRLGGPHTAVVLYEDTRDEAAFGQAYKQAYEALGGKVLQLRRLNSDVDESLAAGFAGLDLKTVGHLVVASDGKKAGPYTLSVLKAQDARLPLVTYASWLDNPRVSLGQLDAREVYFVHPKYLDKTNPGVQRFRQLYLQRQNLPPSVFAFTGFELLYYFGNVLHQHGAAFQQPLANSGPVSGALFQGIGYPGGAHDNQYVPLTKLERLEVEVLNPVGIR; the protein is encoded by the coding sequence ATGAGGCACTTTTCCTATTTGCGGCTGTGGCTGGTAAGCGTGGGCCTGGCCAGCGGCCTTGCGGCGCTGGCCCAGCAGCCAGCTCCCCGCTCCACCACGCCCCCGCCGACTACCACGCGCAAGCCGGCCGTGCCGGCCCCGGCTCCCGGCTCGGTGGTGCGCCCTGCCACTTCCGCCAAGCCGCCGACTACCCCGGCGGCTAAACCCGTGCCGGCCACCGGCTCCAAACCGGCCACTACTACCAAGCCCGGTGCCACCGCGCCAGCTACCACCGCCAAACCGGCCGCTGCTCCCGGCGCTACTCCGGGCCCCAAACCTGCCCCCGTCCGGCCGGCTGGGCCGCCCCTGCCGCCCAACCTGGGCTCCCAGGACCCGAACACGCGCTACCGCAACGGCAAAACGCTGCTTGACCAGGCCCGCTACGACCTGGCCCTGACGGAGCTAGAGCCGCTGACGGCCCCGGCCCGGCGCTTTGCCAAAGCTCCCGAAGCCGCCTACCTCTACGCCGTGGCCGCCAGCCGGGCCCAGCGCTGGGCCGAGGCCGAGCAAATGCTCAACCTGCTGCGCACAGAGTACGCCCAGTGGCCTGGCCTGCCCGATGCCCTGTTTTTGCAGGGGCAGGTGTCGTTTGAGCAGGGCGACTTCGACAACGCCCTGCGGGTGCTGGCCCAGCTGCCGCCCGACCGGCTCGTGGCCGAGCGCGACAATATGAAGGCCGCCTACCTGCCGCGCGTCAAGGACAAAACTGCCTTCCAGAGCCTGCTGCGCACCTACCCGCAGGATGCGGTGCTGGCCCGCGCCTACGCCGACAAGCTAGCCAACGGCGGCTGGTACCAGGACGCCGACCGGGCTCAGCTCGACCAGCTGATTGCGCAGTTTCAGCTGGACCGCGCCCGGTACACGCCCCGGCCCCGCCCGGCGCGTAAAGCTTCCTATAACATTGGCGTGCTGCTGCCGTTCGAGTTCGACGACCCGAGCTGGGAAACCCGCCGCAAAAACCAGTTTGTAACCGACCTGTACGCTGGCTTGCGCCTGGCCCAGGACTCCTTGCAGCGCGAGGGCCGGCCGGTGCAGCTTTTTGCCTACGACACCGGCGCCGACACTACCCAGCTCAAGCAGCTGCTGGCCCTGCCCGAGCTGGCCGGCATGGACCTGATTATCGGGCCGGTGTACAAGTCGGGCAGCAAGCTGGTGGCCCGCTGGGCCCAGCAGCGGCAGATTGCCTGCGTCAATCCCCTGTCGCAGGACGGCACTCTGGTGCTCGATAACGCCTGGCACTACCTGTTCGAGCCCAGCACCACTACCCAGGCCCGGCAAGCCGCCGAGTTTGCCTTCCAGCGCCTGGGTGGTCCGCACACGGCCGTGGTGCTCTACGAAGACACCAGGGACGAAGCCGCTTTCGGCCAGGCCTACAAGCAGGCTTACGAGGCGCTAGGCGGCAAAGTGCTTCAGCTGCGCCGCCTCAACTCCGACGTGGACGAGTCCCTGGCTGCCGGCTTTGCGGGCCTCGATTTGAAGACCGTGGGTCACTTGGTGGTGGCTTCGGATGGCAAGAAGGCCGGGCCCTACACGCTGAGCGTGCTCAAAGCCCAGGATGCCCGCCTGCCCCTCGTCACGTACGCCTCCTGGCTCGACAACCCGCGCGTGAGCCTGGGCCAGCTCGACGCCCGCGAGGTGTACTTTGTGCACCCTAAGTACCTGGATAAGACCAACCCCGGCGTGCAGCGCTTCCGCCAGCTCTACCTCCAACGCCAGAACCTGCCGCCTTCGGTGTTTGCCTTCACGGGCTTCGAGCTGCTGTATTACTTCGGCAACGTGCTGCACCAGCACGGAGCGGCGTTTCAGCAGCCCCTGGCCAACAGCGGCCCGGTGTCGGGGGCCTTGTTTCAGGGCATCGGCTACCCCGGCGGCGCCCACGACAACCAGTACGTGCCTCTCACCAAGCTGGAGCGCCTAGAAGTGGAAGTGCTGAACCCGGTGGGCATCCGGTAG